One genomic segment of Bacteroidales bacterium includes these proteins:
- a CDS encoding YwbE family protein, translating into MENKDGRIRKNIEVGCEVEVVQKHHQRSGELTEGIVKRILTKSPNHHHGIKVMLETGEVGRVKNILI; encoded by the coding sequence ATGGAAAATAAAGACGGTAGAATAAGAAAAAATATTGAAGTGGGTTGCGAAGTAGAAGTGGTTCAAAAACATCATCAAAGAAGTGGTGAATTAACAGAAGGTATTGTGAAAAGAATCCTTACCAAATCTCCAAATCATCATCACGGTATAAAAGTAATGCTCGAAACCGGTGAAGTAGGTCGCGTTAAAAATATTCTCATTTAG
- a CDS encoding cold shock domain-containing protein, protein MGRSQETFNKKEVRNKKEKKRKEKAAKRLARKEGEKKSSLEDMMAYVDENGMITSTPPDPTIKKKVIKAENIEIGIPKRDAATEMDVVRKGVVTFFNDSKGFGFIKDSETHESVFVHVNNLLEEIKENNIVSFEVEMGQKGPIAVKVKLFK, encoded by the coding sequence ATGGGCAGATCACAAGAAACATTCAATAAGAAAGAAGTAAGAAACAAAAAAGAGAAAAAAAGAAAAGAAAAAGCTGCAAAAAGATTAGCTCGCAAAGAGGGTGAGAAAAAAAGCAGTTTAGAAGATATGATGGCTTATGTTGACGAGAACGGAATGATAACATCTACGCCTCCCGATCCTACCATAAAGAAAAAAGTAATTAAGGCCGAGAATATCGAAATTGGTATTCCTAAACGCGATGCAGCAACAGAAATGGATGTAGTTAGAAAAGGTGTTGTAACCTTTTTCAACGATTCTAAAGGCTTTGGTTTTATTAAAGATTCTGAAACTCATGAGAGTGTTTTTGTTCACGTAAATAATTTACTTGAAGAAATTAAAGAAAATAATATTGTTAGCTTTGAAGTAGAAATGGGTCAAAAAGGACCTATAGCCGTAAAAGTGAAACTTTTTAAATAA